GACGCCGTAAACTCCGCGGGTCCCGCCGATGCTGGATTCATAGAGGCCTTCGCTCATAACGGAGCTTATCTTCGTATCCGAGTCGCGGACGACGGACGCGTCGCAGTATACATCCAGCAGGCCGCCGTTCTTAAGCTGCCACAGGCGTCCGAGCAAGAGGCCGCCGCGCAGCCTGACGTAGTCCGCCGAACCGATATTTACCGTTATGCCGCTGTTGGTGACAAAATCTGCGCCGGATACTCTGTTCCAGGAAAACTGCAGCTGCGGTTCCAAATACCAGCCGTCGCTTCCCGCGCCGCCGCTGAAAAGTATCTTTTTGCCGGCTTGCAGAGAGCCCCCCGTCCCGTTAGAGCCCCATTCACCATTAACGCTTCCGAGTCCGAGCACCCTGCGGCTGAAACCGTCGGGGTTCGTAACGTCGAGTTTTGATTCGTAGCGGTTGTATTTGGTCAGAGCGTTCAGATACAGCCCGCCGGAGCGGCGGTATACGCCGTAAAGTGCGGCGTAAGTGGATTTGAGCTCCTTTTTTCCGAACGGCACGTCGATATCGTCTTTACCGTACCCCGCCATCACGCCATACCAGAAAATAGCGCCGCGGTTTTCTATCCTGCGGTCATATCCGATCGCGGCCGTCTTGAATTTTCGCCGGTCGGACGCCCCCCGCAAACCGTCATAACCGAGGTCGACGCGGCTGAGCGCCGCCTCGGCCCAAAGGCCGCCTTTCCAGAGGCCGTCCCTGTATATTCCCATGCGTTTTGTCAGAGTGCCGGCTTCAGTGTGCCACGTGTCATACATAAAAGCTGCCGCGGCGATCGCCTTTCCTGTCGGAGTCAGCCCGTCCTCGCCCATAAGCGACAACTTGTCTCCCCGTTTGAGATACCATTCGCTTCCGGAGGAGTCCGCCTCCTTTACCAGCGCATACTTCCAAGCGCCGGCGTGAATGTATTTGACTCCGGCTCTATTTTCGTCATGATCGGCAAGGTCAAAGAGGCCGCCGGTTCCGGCGGCGCGCACGAGCGCCGTTGAACGCACGGCCCCTGCGTTGGCCGCGTTATATACCGATATCGCGCTTGTACCGCCGGCGCTGCCGGTAATATCCAGCAGATCGCTTGCGCCCGTGCCGCCGATGCCGGTTTTCATCTTTAAAACGCTGCCGGGCGCGCCGCTGTACTTTATGGCAGTGACTATCTTTTGCCCGCCGCTCGAGCCGAAATCTATGACGCCGGCGTTGTCGATGCTGTCAAAATGGTTCGCTGACGGCCATGCCGCCGCTTCGTTCGCTCCGGCGGTCCCCACGCTCCATGAAGAGGTTCCGTCTATGCTTAACGCGACGCCGCGCCGATCCGGCACCGAAACATCCATAGAGCCGTATACGCCGCCAGCCCAGCGGCAGCCCCCATTAAAGGCCAGATCCAGCCCGTCGTTCCCGGAGTAAAAGACGCTTCCTGAAAGCACTGACGACACGGCTTCAAACTTGCCGCCGTTCTTAACATCCAGCAACCTGCCGAAATCGCCTTTTTGCTTCATATTCCTCACCGTAACGCTGCCGCCGTCGATGGTGCAAATATTGGCGGACCGGCGGCCCGAGACCTCGATGCCGTCGACCTTGACAGATGAGCCTCCAGACGCGTGAAGCGCGGCGGCCCCGGCGCCATTCGCCGCAACCTTGATATTTTCCGCGCGCAGTTCGGATTTTTCCATAGCGCAGATGCCGTGGGAACGATCTCCCCCAGTCTCAATATCGCTGTCCGAAACATGCGCGAAAGAACGGTCGTTAGCGTATACTCCGTGGGAGTTTTCTCCTTCGGTATATAATCTGCCGCCCATAACGTCCGCGGAAGAGGCGACGTCCGCAAAGACGGCATGTGAGCTGGCGCCCCTCGTGACGACCTCCGCCCCGTCAGCCTTGAGCCCGGAATAAGAGGCCGCGGCGGCTCCATAGGCTTCACCGCCATTTGTTGATATGCGGATGCCCCTGACACTCAGGCTTGAGCGGTTTGCGAAACACCCCATTCCCTTATTCCCTAAAGTATCTATCTCGGTGTCCGCGATCTCACAGGAGGAGTTGCCCATGATCATTACGCCGCGCCCCTCATCTTCCGTGCTGATATGGGAATTGAGCACTTTTATCACGTTGTGGTTGTCGCCCCACACGCCGGTCGCGTGTTCGCCGAACGTCTTTATTTTGATGCCATTCAGCGTAAGATCCATAAATTGGCTGCAGTAAATCGCGTGCTCGTATGGGTTTTTCGTAGTTACGCTGTCGCCCGCGGACAAATCATTTGCCCCCGGGTACATTTGCGTACCAATATAATCCGCCGCGGGTGCCGCCTGCGCGCAGGCGGCCGCATAGATCATGGCTGTAATAAGTGACGTTAAAAAGCTTCTGTTTCTCATTGGTCCGATATTCTCCTTCATTATCCTTATTCATGTTAGTGGTTAGTTATAGCTAACATTTTTGAGATAAAAACTAGATATACATGCTCCATCACCTCTTTACCTGCACATCACGGGGAAATTTTGTTTCCTGAATTTTTACAGCTTGGTTATCATAAAAGGCAATGCAATTCGTCGCAAATCACATTTTTTTCACTAAAATAGAAATCATTGCGCATTATTTCCTATAAATCAATAAATGACAGCTATATATTGATATTTACATATAGGAATGATTGTTCATACGGATGCAAAATAAAAATTAATTTATAAGATACTTTTTTTATTTATACCATCCGGCAAACACCGGATTTCTAGCTGGTATAGCTGTATATCAGGCATATTACGGGACATTTTATTAAAAATAAAGATAGTTGCTATACATACTATTTTGTGATATTTTTATGATCAAGAAGATAATACTGGATATATGAATACGATATTATCTATTACGGCCTGTTAAACATATGTGATTTGTAAGTTTTTTAGAAATTATACAGGAAGTTAAGATATATTTTGTTAAAAAATAAAGACCACAAAAATTGCTGTCAGGCATCGGCATTGATTGTGGGTATATGTTTTTAAAAAAATCACTTACATTTAATTATATATTTGAGGTTATTATTCATGACGCATATCAGCGCTGCCGTAGGGGAAAAGATCAGAGAGATACGAAAAAATAGGAGATATACGCTGCAGGATCTGGGGAAAATAGTTCACCGAAGCAAGGCTACTCTTTCAAAATATGAAAATGGTGAGATAGTGCTGGACATTGAAACATTGTTCGATATGGCAAGGGCGCTGCGGGTCTCCGTATTCAGCCTGCTGGATCTTCCGGTGGACGCGGAAACGGTATGTCCGCGGAAGGAAAATGATCATGCCTGTTGCTGCAAGGATATCTTTTCTTACCCGATACTTTACCTCTATTACTATAACGGCGAACACAAATGCATCCGCCGCGGCGTTATTGAGACCGACATTGAAAACGGCAAGGCGAAATTTTACCTTGATACGGTATCCCTCAGCGATTATCGCCGATGCTGCCAGGTGTATGTGGGACAGGTCCGTTCGTATTCATTCTATACGCGTATGGTATTTAGAAATGAGATCACGCCGCCTGACATGATCACCATGGTATTCCCCTCCATGCTCAACTGTCAGACTTTCCTGATCGGACAGGTCTTCGCCATGACGGTCGCAACGCAGCCTATCTGTGTAAAGGCCCTCGTGGCGAACCATGAAATGATCGAAGACCGGGAATTTAAGACCATGCTGCAGATAACGCCGCAGGAAATCAAGAATATAAAGCGATTGAATTATTTCGCTCTGGAAAGAGTGGCGGAAGTGAAGGTTTAGGATATCGCGGCAGGAAGGCCGCGTTTCAGGATGGAGGCTGCTATTGTTGAATATTGGAATCGTGGTATAAAGAATCAAAATAGACAAGGACCGTTTTCCATGTGCGATTTCGTGTTTGAGCATAATTATGTGGTGAAGATCATGAGATGGGAATATCTCGGCAGATCTGTGACTTACGCCTTTATCCAGGACGCACGGATTGAGCGCGCTTTTTCGGCGTACCCAAACTTAACGGTAAATTATAAAATCTTCCAGGGTATCAGAGCCGCGAAAAAATACATCGAAAAAAATCATCCCGAGGCGTGGCGCGAAGCAACACATTATGACGTGCCGCCGGCAAAAGAACTGTCCGTTATCCGGTACAAAGATTACAGGACCGGACTCATGGAGACAATGGCGGCCCTGTATGCGATAAGGACAGACGACCGGGGAAACAGGAGAAAAGTGTGGTTGGTTCGTACGGGTGACGGAGGCGTCAGACAGATCCTTTCGTATATGGTAAAATGGCGCAAATTGACGCCGGCCTCGCTTGCGGCCGTTTCCCAAACATCGCCAAAAGCAGAATTGCGGCGGGACGATGTTTTCATCAAAGAATTCAAACTTAAAAATCTTAAATGGAGCTGAAGAAAATCCATGAGGCAAATCCGCCACGATTATTCGGTAAGTTTAAATGAAATAGAACTGTTGATCCTCGACAATCTGACACAGGGGCTCAGCAATAGGGAGATCGGAGAAAAAATAGGCGTGACAGATAAAGTCGTCAGCATTTATATCAAAAAGATATGCGAAAAGCGCGGCTACCGGAACCGGGTCGAGGCGGCTACGGAGAGGGTCAAAGAAATTATCAGCGAAAAGCTCAAAAAACAGGGAGTTTATGATATCGAGATATAACCCGGCCTCCAAAAGAAAAAATAATTTATCTTAGAGATATTATTATAAGATAGATGCCGCAGTTTCCCTCCCGCAAATGTTCGCCACAAGCTGCCAATGTTTTCATAAAATGACACTGCGCGTCCGCCCGGTTGCCTGACGCCACATTTGGCGTATTTTACAATATTTACTATATAATGTAAGAAGAAACGTATTCGTGCTTTTGGAGGATTGACTTTCATGAAGAAAAGACTCTTGGAGGCAACCGTTATTGTTGGCTGTGCCATCCTGCTGGCTTTGTTTTCCCCGCGGACGGCGTTGGCCGGAGCGGAACGTGACTTCGTCCGTGTGGGGTGGTTCCTGAATGAGAGATATCAGGAATACGACGCGGACGGCAATCCTTACGGGTACAACTATGAATATCTCATGGAGATAGCCAAGTATACAAACTGGAGATACAAATTTGTCAACGCCAGCCTGAACAGGTGCCTCGAAATGCTGAAAGAGGGACAGCTTGACATTGTAGGCTGTATGACCAATACGGACAAACGCCAGCGGCTCTATTCCTTCCCCGAGTTCGACTGCGGCAGTTCGTATATAACGATGTACGTGCGGACGGACAGCCCGCTGAAACCATATGATTTTGCGTCTTTTAACGGCCTGCGCGTAGGGTATCGCAAATCAGCCAGAAACGGGAACGTTTTCTTGCAGTTCGCGCGGGAAAAGGGCTTTAAATGCAAGCTCGTAATGTATGACCGGGAACCTGAACTACTGGCGGCCGTCGCACGCGGCGATGTCGACGCCGGCATCGGCGACAGCCTCTACCCCGGCCGCAGCCGCCGGATCATCGCAGTATTCTCCCCCTCTCTGCTTTACTTCGTAACTACAAAGGGCAATGAAAAGATCGTCTCCGGGCTCAATATGGCAATAGGCACGATCCTGGCGAAAGACGATTTTTATGACAAGAAGCTTGCGGCAAAATATTTTGGCGACGGCGACTTCGATATTATCGGCCAGCTGCGCCGTCTGCCGGTCGCCCTGGTTTTGGATTTTTCCGCGATCCTCCTGGTCCTTCTGGCGGCTCTAGCCTGGTTCTGCATCAATAAAGCGAGGGCTCTGAACACTATCCGCAAGCTGCTCTACCACGACAGCCTGACGGGGATGTTCAACAAGTGCGGTTTTGAAAAACGCGCCGAAGAGATACTGTCACATGCCGGTACGCGACGCTACGCTGTAGTAGCTCTCGATATCGATGATTTTCGCATTTATAACGAACTTAACGGCGCTGCCGCGGGAAACGAACTTTTAAAAGCGGTGGGCGCCGCCGCCTCGGCGAAACTGTTCCGTGACGAGGCAGGCGCCAGATACGCGGCCGACAATTTTGTCTTTCTAATGCGCGCTGAAAATGAAAAAGAACTCACAGAGAGGATATTGGGGCTGAACAGACACTTTCGCGAGACGGCCAACGCAGGCACTATCGCGGTAAGCAACGGCGTCTACATCATCACAGACTCAAAAGTTTCGATACAATCCATGTATGATAGGGCAGTTTTTGCTCTTAAAATAACAGATAAGAACCGTGTGGATTCTGTCATGTTTTACGATGACTCTTTATATGCAGATCAGAGCGAGGACGCGGCGCTGCTTATGGAGTCGGATGACGCATTCAAAAACGGCGAGTTCATGACGTACTATCAACCGAAATACGGCACGTCCGACGAATGCCTAGTCGGCGCCGAGGCGCTTGTGCGCTGGAAAAAAAGTGACGGCACCCTTGTTTCCCCGGCCAGGTTCATCGAACTGTTTGAAAAAAACGGGCTGATCTCAAAACTCGATTTCTACATATTCGATGAAGTTTGCCGGACGCTCTCTGCGCAGATCGAACGGGGAATAAAAGTCGTCCCCGTTTCGGTGAACTTTTCAAGAGCTCATCTCTTTGATCCCCTCTTTCCAGACAAAGCTTTGGCAATCAGGGAAAAATACGATGTTCCCAGCGGCCTGCTTGAGATCGAGCTTACGGAGTCCGCCTTTACGCTTGAGGCCGGAACCTTAACTGACGCTGTCAGCAAACTGCACGAATATGGTTTTCGCGTGGCCATAGATGATTTTGGCAGCGGCGATTCTTCATTGGGCACCTTAAAAGACATCAAAGCCGACACTTTGAAAATGGACATGCGGTTTATGGAAGGCTTTGAAAAGGGAGGACGTGTCGGCACGATCGTCACCTCCGTCCTGCGCATGGCAAGGTGGCTGGCGCTGCCGGTGGTGGTCGAAGGCGTCGAGACCAAGGAGCAGGCGGACTTCATCAAAAGTGTCGGCGGCGACGCCATCCAGGGCTATTACTACTCCAAACCACTGCCCTCCTGTGAATGGGAGGCTTTGCTGCTGAGCCCCGCGAGGGCGAAGTGCGGCTCAGGGGACGGCGTCGCCTTCAGCACGGAAGAGATAGATATACTTATGGGCGGCAATCGTTTGGTAAACCTGTTGCTGAGCAGCCTCTGTTCCGGGTTTGGCCTCTACGAATATGTAGACGGGAAGCTTGGCATGCTGCGCGCGAGCGACGGATACCACCGCATAATGGGCGGCGGCAGGGAAAGATCATACTCCAATGACGTCATACAGAAGGTGCATGAGGAGGACCGTTCCATGTACATACAGTGCATAGAAGAAGCGATATCTACCGGCCGCCCCGTGAATGTCGAGTTCCGCCGCTATAACGATGACGGCCGCCTTATGCATATAGAGGGCGTCATCCTAGGCATCAATAAAGACACCCGCGCGCCTATCGTGTGTATGACATTTCAGGAAATCACCGACGCGGACCGCTCCCAGCGCAGGACGATCCACTATAAAGAATGAGGACTATTTCAAAAAAGACAAAAACGAGGCCTCTTGAGAGGCCCCGCAAACTTTTGCTTTTAGTGGTCGGGATGGTCGGATTCGAACCGACGACCCCCTGCTCCCAAAGCAGGTGCGCTAACCAGGCTGCGCTACATCCCGAATACGGAGAGATTATACCATGAGAATTGATAAATTAAAGGGATAAATTTATAATTTTATGCTCCTGCTTCCGGATCGACGCCGGATTTTACCTCCTGTATTTGAGCGATCAGAGTTGCGGCAAAAAGCACCGCGCAGCCGATCAGCTCCCGCCCTGAGAGGCGTTCTCCAAGGATAAGATAACCGAAAATCGCGGCGAAAAGCGCCTCCGCGCTGAGGATTATACAGGTAGCCACAGGGCTGACGTCCCGCTGTGCCGCCATTTGCAGCGTATATGAAATGCCTGTACAGAAAAGGCCTGCATAGAATATCGGCGCCCACGAGGCAAACAGAGCTCCCCATTCGGGGGCTTCCAGCCAAAACATCGCCGCCGCGGAAAAGAGGGCCACGGTCCCAAATTGGATAGTCGATAGTTTTATCGTGTCATAATCTTTTGCGAAACGGTCACAAATCATTATATGGGCCGCCCAAAAAAGGGCGCTGGCTAGGATGAGGGCGTCTCCGATCTCTATTTTGAAATCTTCCTTTATCGAGAGCAGGTAGAGTCCCACTGTACTCAGGATAATGGCGCAGGCCGTAATCCTCGAGGGGATCTTTTTCATAAAAAGTCCGTAAATGGGAACTATCACGATGTACATAGCCGTGATAAATGCGGCCTTGCCTGCCGTTGTGAACAGAAGTCCCACCTGCTGCAGTCCGGAGGCGGTAAATAGAGCGCCGCCACAGAGTATCCCGCTTCTTAAACAACCCCGCCAGTCCGAGACGACGTCGGGTTTTGCGCATGTCTCCGCTTTTTTTCGCCTGTCCATGACAAGGGCAAACGGCACAACAAAGAAGAGAGCGACCACATATCTTGCCGCACAGAATGTCAGAGGCCCGATAAGCTCCATTCCTAATACCTGCGCGACAAAAGAGGTGCCCCATATGAGCGAAGCCGTTGAGAGCATCATTACAGAGAGCATACGACGGTTATTCATCGATATCCCCAACCATCTAAAAATTTATAAATACCGTCAAGCAGTCGGCACAGGGGAGATTATACATCATCCGTCAGTTATTTTCGACAATGTTTATTTCCGGCGGCGTCAGCCCGTAGAGACGGTATACCGCTTTATTCAGTTCCTTTTCCGTTTGCAGCGTTTCCGCATCTTTGCGCCCGTACTTCGTCGGCGGATTGAGTTCGTAGAGGCGTGACAGTTTTTCGCCGAAAGCAAAAATTTCCGTGCGGAGGCGCTGCTGTGCGGCGTTCGCGGGAATCATGCCCCTTATCGGCAGTTCTGCCAAAGTTGACGGGCGCATTTCAAAGTAGTCATTCAGGAGCGGCGCCGACACGGAACGGAAGACAAAACCCATCAGCCTGGAATTGAGCAGCGCGAGGAGGAAGTAGTCGTCGCTGTCGATAATGCAGCTTTTGTCGTTAGTATAGGCGCGCCCGTGTTCCAGCACAGCGGAGATGCGCTTGCATATCACTGGCAGAATGATCTTAGGCCTTTTAAAGACATCATAATAGCGGCAGGGGCGTAATTCCCACCAATAGTCCCCGCTATCCCGCCGTTTAGAGGCCTTTTCCTCGTACAGCGCAAGATGCGAGGCCAGGCGCGGGTGATTCTGCGCGAACCACAGATAGCCGTCGGAGAGCTCACGTTTCCTGTCAGTGCAGCCCTTGGGCATAAATATGAGGTATTTTTTCACCGGCGGCAGATAATACCTCTTTATTTCACGTCCGGAATAAAACGGCACGATGAACTCCGCTGATGCCGGTTCTTCCGCAACTATCATCTCTGCCATCTCCGGGCCGATCACAAAAGCCTCGTTCAGTCCGGTAAGGATACCTCTGTATATTTTGTTATCAGTGCATTGCGAAAGGGGCGTACCTCTTTCGCGGATCTTCGCCACAAGCGCGGATATCTCACCATGCGGAAAGCTCCACGAGGCGGCGGAGAACTCGCAGCCGGCCAGCGGGCGCGCGCACTCTTCCGCGTATTCAGGCAGGGGCGTATCCTTGGGCCTTGCTGATGCATCGATAAACCTCACGCCGCCAGCCGGTTCTTTAAGGACAGAGACGACAGAGAGCGGCATCACCGTGCCCTTGAGCAGCGGGACCTTGCCAAGGTCCGCTATGACGGTAGGATTGTGGTATTTGAAAAAATCACGCAGCCCCGCGCCGTAGTCGGACCTCATCCATTTGTTGGAGATCAGGAACACGGCGCTTCCAATGGCTGAAAGCATGGCAACGGCCTTCTCAACGTAATAACAGTAGATATCGGCGTTGAAGCGCGACGAGGAATAGCCGGCCAACAATTCCTTTATGGAAGAGAACTGTTCGCTGCGAAGATGCGGAGGATTCGTAATTATCAAGTCGAATTTTACATCGGTAAAGATATTATCTATTAAAACGCTGCCCCATACAAAATGGCTGTCATATATACAAACATCGGGGTATTTCAGCTTAAGCTCGGCCTTAAGTATATCGAGGGCCGCAGCGCCGCAGTCGGTCACGAACAGGGAATTTTCGATGAACTCGCGCGCAAAGCGCTCCTCTGTGCGCGGCAGGTTCCCCGCGAAATACTTCCCAAGCCTCAGGCGCACCTCGACGAGCTTTTTCATGAAGGCCCCTACAAGTTCGCCTCCGGCTGCCGCGATGTCACAAAAACGTATCGAGGCGAGCGCGGCGTCGATCTTCTTCGCGTCGCGCTCGATGACCGTATCGTCGAAGATGATGCAGCGTTCGGAGAAATAGCCCTCAAGCGCCGCCGGAGCGAGACGACAGCTTTTATACAGGTAATTTTTTATAGCTTCGGTGGAAATATATTCAAGGATATCCTCCGGGATCATTATTCCGCGTACCGCAGGAGATTCCGCAAACAAAGAAATGTAGCCCTTGCCGCCTGCGGAAGTCACGGCCGCAAAAACAGCGTCGGCGCCGCCTGTCTCCATATAATTCAGCAGAAACTTGACGCACTTTTTTTCAGAAGAGGAAAGCTGCATGCCGGGAACCAGCTTTATCTGGAGAAAATCTATTTTGCCCTGTCCGAGCGCGGGGGTATGGCGCCCCAGCAGGCGGTAGGAAGATATCGTGTTTTTGAATTCCTGAGGTATGTGGATGCCGGAACGTATCCATTTTTCCGCTGTGCTTATATTCGGGAACATAGTATCCATACCGCCGATGAATCTATCGGCGTCGAACTCTTCTTTTAGTAAAGCACGTTGAATGACGGATGAATCGCCGCCTTTCAGCATCTACCCCACCTCCGACTATTTTATTCTTTAATAAACATATTTAAGTATAATGCATAAAAGAAGATAAAAACAGGGGCAGTGACGCATGAAAGTCAGTCGCCCGCGCCAGCGGAGCCGAGCAGCCCAATGTTATCATTGAAAGGTTCGGTGCGCCTGCCCTGACGCCGCCCTGACAGGCATTATATTTTTCTTGACAGTTTGGGTATCCGGTGATAATATATCTCGCGTTGCAAGCGGAAATAGCTCAGTTGGTAGAGCGATGGCCTTCCAAGCCGTAGGTCGCGGGTTCGAGTCCCGTTTTCCGCTCCAATAGATTTACCCGCAGATTTGATGGGGCTGTAGCTCAGCGGGAGAGCACTTCCCTCGCACGGAAGGGGTCGGGCGTTCAAATCGCCTCAGCTCCACCATTAAAAACAAGTGATAGCAAGGCTTCGCAAAATGCGGGACCTTGCTTCTTTTTTGTTGCAAATTTCTAAGTCCCATATAAGTCCCAGACTACGGTAAGCCTCAAATCCAGCGCACATACCGCCCTGCCGGAAACAGGCTATTATTTCTGTGGGCGACGCTTGCAGTTCTTCGCGCGGTCATTGCGGCTGACGGCTCCGGCGGTTTTAGCCATTTTTTACGTAAGCGTCAAACAGTCTGAGTATTCCGCTCCTCAAAGCGCACCTAAAATCCTTCGCATGAGCCCAGTGTAATTATGCAAACGAGCCCAGCGTCACGGCGGCGAGCCCAGAGGTATTTCTGGTACCCTTGCGCAATACGCGTACTGCGTAAATAACACAAGGGAGGTCATTAATATGACCATGTACAGAGAGATACTTCGCCTTCACTTCGAAGGCGGGCTGAGCCAACGGGATATTGCCGCCAGCTGCCGCTGCGCCCACAGCACTGTCAAGCGGATCCTTGCAAGAGCCGCAGAGCTGGAGCTGGATTTTAACAAGATCAAAGAGCTCTCGGACAATTCGCTTGCAAGGATGATCTATCCGCAGGCCATACTGCCGCGTATCCAGAAAGAACCGGATTACGCCTATATACATAAGGAGCTTGCCAGATCAGGCGTCACGCTTGCTCTGTTATGGAACGAGTATTGCGCGGCATGTCAGGAAAGCGGCGATATCCCGTATATGTATTCACAGTTCAGCAAGAATTATAAGGAATATGCGGCAGCGAACAGCACGTCTATGCATATCGCCCATAAGCCTGCCGAGGTCATGGAGGTCGACTGGGCCGGCACAAAGATTCTGCTTCGAGATGCCGTTGCCGGGAAAGAAATAAAAGCGTCTCTCTTCACAGCGTGCCTGCCATTTTCAGGTTATTGCTATGCCGAGGCATTCGCGGACGAGAAGCTGGATTCATGGCTCACAGCGCATATCCATGCGTATGCTTTCTTCGGAGGAACGGCTAAGATTCTCAGGCCGGACAACTTAAAGACCGGGGTCGTCA
The window above is part of the Cloacibacillus evryensis DSM 19522 genome. Proteins encoded here:
- a CDS encoding autotransporter outer membrane beta-barrel domain-containing protein, coding for MRNRSFLTSLITAMIYAAACAQAAPAADYIGTQMYPGANDLSAGDSVTTKNPYEHAIYCSQFMDLTLNGIKIKTFGEHATGVWGDNHNVIKVLNSHISTEDEGRGVMIMGNSSCEIADTEIDTLGNKGMGCFANRSSLSVRGIRISTNGGEAYGAAAASYSGLKADGAEVVTRGASSHAVFADVASSADVMGGRLYTEGENSHGVYANDRSFAHVSDSDIETGGDRSHGICAMEKSELRAENIKVAANGAGAAALHASGGSSVKVDGIEVSGRRSANICTIDGGSVTVRNMKQKGDFGRLLDVKNGGKFEAVSSVLSGSVFYSGNDGLDLAFNGGCRWAGGVYGSMDVSVPDRRGVALSIDGTSSWSVGTAGANEAAAWPSANHFDSIDNAGVIDFGSSGGQKIVTAIKYSGAPGSVLKMKTGIGGTGASDLLDITGSAGGTSAISVYNAANAGAVRSTALVRAAGTGGLFDLADHDENRAGVKYIHAGAWKYALVKEADSSGSEWYLKRGDKLSLMGEDGLTPTGKAIAAAAFMYDTWHTEAGTLTKRMGIYRDGLWKGGLWAEAALSRVDLGYDGLRGASDRRKFKTAAIGYDRRIENRGAIFWYGVMAGYGKDDIDVPFGKKELKSTYAALYGVYRRSGGLYLNALTKYNRYESKLDVTNPDGFSRRVLGLGSVNGEWGSNGTGGSLQAGKKILFSGGAGSDGWYLEPQLQFSWNRVSGADFVTNSGITVNIGSADYVRLRGGLLLGRLWQLKNGGLLDVYCDASVVRDSDTKISSVMSEGLYESSIGGTRGVYGVGCNWGCAKGKYIHLRLQHSNGKAAHEPLAVYAGLSFEI
- a CDS encoding helix-turn-helix domain-containing protein yields the protein MTHISAAVGEKIREIRKNRRYTLQDLGKIVHRSKATLSKYENGEIVLDIETLFDMARALRVSVFSLLDLPVDAETVCPRKENDHACCCKDIFSYPILYLYYYNGEHKCIRRGVIETDIENGKAKFYLDTVSLSDYRRCCQVYVGQVRSYSFYTRMVFRNEITPPDMITMVFPSMLNCQTFLIGQVFAMTVATQPICVKALVANHEMIEDREFKTMLQITPQEIKNIKRLNYFALERVAEVKV
- a CDS encoding LuxR C-terminal-related transcriptional regulator, translating into MRQIRHDYSVSLNEIELLILDNLTQGLSNREIGEKIGVTDKVVSIYIKKICEKRGYRNRVEAATERVKEIISEKLKKQGVYDIEI
- a CDS encoding EAL domain-containing protein; this translates as MKKRLLEATVIVGCAILLALFSPRTALAGAERDFVRVGWFLNERYQEYDADGNPYGYNYEYLMEIAKYTNWRYKFVNASLNRCLEMLKEGQLDIVGCMTNTDKRQRLYSFPEFDCGSSYITMYVRTDSPLKPYDFASFNGLRVGYRKSARNGNVFLQFAREKGFKCKLVMYDREPELLAAVARGDVDAGIGDSLYPGRSRRIIAVFSPSLLYFVTTKGNEKIVSGLNMAIGTILAKDDFYDKKLAAKYFGDGDFDIIGQLRRLPVALVLDFSAILLVLLAALAWFCINKARALNTIRKLLYHDSLTGMFNKCGFEKRAEEILSHAGTRRYAVVALDIDDFRIYNELNGAAAGNELLKAVGAAASAKLFRDEAGARYAADNFVFLMRAENEKELTERILGLNRHFRETANAGTIAVSNGVYIITDSKVSIQSMYDRAVFALKITDKNRVDSVMFYDDSLYADQSEDAALLMESDDAFKNGEFMTYYQPKYGTSDECLVGAEALVRWKKSDGTLVSPARFIELFEKNGLISKLDFYIFDEVCRTLSAQIERGIKVVPVSVNFSRAHLFDPLFPDKALAIREKYDVPSGLLEIELTESAFTLEAGTLTDAVSKLHEYGFRVAIDDFGSGDSSLGTLKDIKADTLKMDMRFMEGFEKGGRVGTIVTSVLRMARWLALPVVVEGVETKEQADFIKSVGGDAIQGYYYSKPLPSCEWEALLLSPARAKCGSGDGVAFSTEEIDILMGGNRLVNLLLSSLCSGFGLYEYVDGKLGMLRASDGYHRIMGGGRERSYSNDVIQKVHEEDRSMYIQCIEEAISTGRPVNVEFRRYNDDGRLMHIEGVILGINKDTRAPIVCMTFQEITDADRSQRRTIHYKE
- a CDS encoding DMT family transporter yields the protein MNNRRMLSVMMLSTASLIWGTSFVAQVLGMELIGPLTFCAARYVVALFFVVPFALVMDRRKKAETCAKPDVVSDWRGCLRSGILCGGALFTASGLQQVGLLFTTAGKAAFITAMYIVIVPIYGLFMKKIPSRITACAIILSTVGLYLLSIKEDFKIEIGDALILASALFWAAHIMICDRFAKDYDTIKLSTIQFGTVALFSAAAMFWLEAPEWGALFASWAPIFYAGLFCTGISYTLQMAAQRDVSPVATCIILSAEALFAAIFGYLILGERLSGRELIGCAVLFAATLIAQIQEVKSGVDPEAGA
- a CDS encoding Eco57I restriction-modification methylase domain-containing protein; translation: MLKGGDSSVIQRALLKEEFDADRFIGGMDTMFPNISTAEKWIRSGIHIPQEFKNTISSYRLLGRHTPALGQGKIDFLQIKLVPGMQLSSSEKKCVKFLLNYMETGGADAVFAAVTSAGGKGYISLFAESPAVRGIMIPEDILEYISTEAIKNYLYKSCRLAPAALEGYFSERCIIFDDTVIERDAKKIDAALASIRFCDIAAAGGELVGAFMKKLVEVRLRLGKYFAGNLPRTEERFAREFIENSLFVTDCGAAALDILKAELKLKYPDVCIYDSHFVWGSVLIDNIFTDVKFDLIITNPPHLRSEQFSSIKELLAGYSSSRFNADIYCYYVEKAVAMLSAIGSAVFLISNKWMRSDYGAGLRDFFKYHNPTVIADLGKVPLLKGTVMPLSVVSVLKEPAGGVRFIDASARPKDTPLPEYAEECARPLAGCEFSAASWSFPHGEISALVAKIRERGTPLSQCTDNKIYRGILTGLNEAFVIGPEMAEMIVAEEPASAEFIVPFYSGREIKRYYLPPVKKYLIFMPKGCTDRKRELSDGYLWFAQNHPRLASHLALYEEKASKRRDSGDYWWELRPCRYYDVFKRPKIILPVICKRISAVLEHGRAYTNDKSCIIDSDDYFLLALLNSRLMGFVFRSVSAPLLNDYFEMRPSTLAELPIRGMIPANAAQQRLRTEIFAFGEKLSRLYELNPPTKYGRKDAETLQTEKELNKAVYRLYGLTPPEINIVENN